One Lactobacillus crispatus DNA segment encodes these proteins:
- a CDS encoding IS256 family transposase has translation MNDFTKDFAQALFNPDKINDLLRKELQQAVNNLLEAELTAFLGYDPYARNGWNTGNSRNGAYFRKVDTQFGPIEVQVPRDRNGQFHQHTLPDYKQHSDVLESTIIKLYSKGVTTREIADLIEKMYGSHYSPAQVSNISKQMLPKIEAYHKRKLSDKFFCVYLDATYLPLRRETFEREAVYIAIGIKPNGHKEVIDYCIAPSENIEVWTEMLQNMKSRGLKQVELFLSDGVVGMKTALARTYPKAHFQRCLVHVMRNICAKVRVDDREKIMNEFKQIHQQTSKKEAAAVLHKFYAKWNKAYSHVIKGLKEIEPDLLVFYNYPKQIRASIYSTNMIESFNNVIKRKAKPKAEFPTEQSLDAFIGIQAMSYNDRYFNRIHKGFGQVQDTLESYFD, from the coding sequence ATGAATGATTTTACCAAAGATTTTGCTCAAGCTCTATTCAATCCAGACAAAATAAATGATTTATTGCGCAAAGAGCTACAACAGGCTGTTAATAACTTGCTAGAAGCTGAGTTGACTGCCTTTCTAGGCTATGATCCCTATGCCAGAAATGGCTGGAATACTGGCAATTCTAGAAATGGTGCTTATTTCCGCAAGGTTGATACCCAGTTTGGACCAATTGAAGTGCAAGTGCCTCGAGACCGCAACGGTCAGTTTCATCAGCACACGCTGCCTGACTACAAGCAGCACTCTGATGTTTTGGAAAGCACGATTATCAAGCTATACTCCAAAGGCGTAACTACCAGAGAAATCGCTGACTTGATTGAGAAAATGTATGGCAGTCATTATAGTCCAGCTCAAGTATCAAATATTTCCAAGCAGATGCTCCCCAAGATTGAGGCTTATCACAAGCGCAAGCTAAGCGACAAGTTTTTCTGTGTCTATTTGGATGCGACATACCTTCCTTTGCGCCGAGAAACGTTTGAGCGTGAAGCAGTATATATTGCCATTGGCATTAAACCTAATGGACATAAGGAAGTCATTGACTACTGCATTGCTCCTAGTGAGAACATTGAAGTTTGGACAGAGATGCTTCAAAACATGAAGTCCAGAGGCTTGAAGCAAGTTGAGCTTTTTCTTTCTGATGGTGTTGTTGGCATGAAAACAGCCTTGGCCAGGACTTATCCTAAAGCTCATTTTCAACGCTGCCTGGTTCATGTCATGCGCAATATCTGCGCTAAAGTACGCGTCGACGATCGTGAAAAGATCATGAACGAATTCAAGCAGATACATCAACAGACAAGCAAAAAAGAAGCTGCAGCTGTCTTGCACAAATTCTATGCCAAATGGAATAAAGCTTATAGCCATGTCATCAAAGGTTTGAAGGAAATTGAGCCCGATCTGCTAGTCTTCTACAATTATCCCAAACAAATCAGAGCTTCAATTTATTCAACCAATATGATTGAATCCTTTAACAACGTCATCAAGCGTAAAGCTAAGCCTAAGGCAGAATTTCCAACTGAACAGTCGCTTGATGCATTTATTGGCATCCAGGCAATGAGCTACAATGACCGTTATTTCAATCGAATTCATAAAGGCTTTGGTCAGGTTCAGGACACCTTAGAATCCTACTTTGATTAA
- a CDS encoding mucin-binding protein yields MNKFTSIFGKNIKAVVKYVDLDNDGEVLESTKKFEGKPKTQVEYDPSDEIAKYLNQGYVLERDGFDENPIFEEDVDEYVISFKHKHLVKEYEQKKIKQLVHYQGAASRTPEDSTTEIEFVHNQEIDAVDNHVIKDLGWKPKEQSFMIIGTPTLPGFVPDLIEAGGETVTAEDKDKEYTVNFTVNNKPSTSEQSAVVKFVDLSDQNKVIFQKNLTGQPNMQIEYDPEAEIKRLEDEGYSLVKNGFNDNGDIQFYGNADGYQPVFIITMKYSAVAVDAKHPNDAVDPDIYSKESKLTVKFVGVDDAPKDKVQTIHWNRTVTLLPSTKKVIESGRYDSDWKADKQYQDVKVPQIEDYHADMEVVKAPELSQDDQVITVSYAKNEAVKEAKAEPVHENESYTDDDSITDQPVAKQTEITKVVSDLEQNSTVKEQVAIINFIDVDNDGNSITSSGILNGKPGESINDLYSTENPLKIIARAGYHVVFNNFDKKGTVQRFNDNALMPQVFTIGVSKKAKGTDVLDKDATKKEIEKIKNDLAVSKEANPDYSKTMMDLTNVVSSLYDLVSKSE; encoded by the coding sequence ATGAATAAATTCACATCAATTTTTGGCAAAAATATCAAGGCTGTCGTTAAGTATGTTGATTTAGACAACGATGGTGAAGTTTTAGAAAGTACTAAAAAATTTGAGGGAAAACCAAAAACACAGGTGGAATATGATCCCTCTGATGAAATTGCAAAGTATCTAAATCAAGGTTATGTTTTGGAAAGAGATGGCTTTGATGAGAATCCTATTTTTGAAGAAGATGTGGATGAATACGTTATTTCATTTAAGCATAAGCATTTAGTTAAAGAATATGAACAAAAGAAGATTAAGCAATTGGTACACTATCAAGGTGCAGCAAGCAGAACACCGGAAGATAGTACTACTGAGATCGAGTTTGTTCATAATCAAGAAATAGACGCTGTTGATAATCATGTGATTAAGGACTTAGGTTGGAAGCCTAAAGAGCAGAGCTTTATGATCATTGGCACGCCCACATTGCCTGGATTTGTTCCGGATTTGATTGAAGCAGGTGGTGAGACCGTTACTGCTGAAGATAAGGATAAGGAATACACGGTTAACTTCACAGTTAATAATAAGCCATCTACTAGTGAACAAAGTGCAGTTGTTAAGTTTGTTGACTTAAGTGATCAAAATAAAGTTATTTTCCAAAAGAATTTAACTGGTCAGCCTAATATGCAGATTGAATATGACCCAGAAGCTGAAATTAAGCGGCTAGAAGATGAAGGCTATTCATTAGTTAAGAACGGCTTCAATGACAATGGAGATATTCAATTTTATGGTAATGCAGATGGTTACCAACCAGTGTTCATTATTACCATGAAATACAGTGCAGTTGCTGTAGATGCCAAGCATCCTAATGACGCTGTTGATCCAGATATTTACAGTAAAGAAAGTAAATTAACAGTTAAGTTTGTTGGTGTAGATGATGCGCCAAAAGACAAGGTTCAAACGATTCATTGGAACAGAACAGTTACTTTATTGCCAAGTACTAAAAAGGTAATTGAATCAGGACGCTATGATAGTGACTGGAAAGCTGATAAGCAATACCAAGATGTAAAGGTACCTCAAATTGAAGACTATCATGCAGATATGGAGGTCGTAAAGGCACCTGAATTAAGCCAGGATGATCAAGTTATTACTGTATCATATGCTAAGAATGAAGCTGTTAAAGAAGCCAAAGCTGAGCCTGTTCATGAAAATGAAAGCTACACCGATGATGATAGTATTACCGATCAACCAGTCGCTAAACAAACTGAAATAACCAAAGTTGTCAGCGACCTTGAACAAAATTCAACTGTTAAAGAACAAGTGGCAATTATTAATTTCATTGATGTTGATAATGATGGTAATTCAATTACTTCATCTGGAATTTTAAATGGTAAACCAGGTGAAAGCATTAATGATTTATACAGTACTGAAAATCCTCTTAAGATCATTGCAAGAGCAGGTTATCATGTTGTATTTAATAATTTTGATAAGAAGGGTACTGTTCAAAGATTCAATGATAATGCATTGATGCCACAAGTCTTTACAATTGGGGTAAGCAAAAAAGCAAAGGGTACTGATGTTTTAGATAAAGATGCAACTAAGAAAGAAATCGAAAAGATTAAGAATGATTTAGCTGTATCTAAAGAAGCTAACCCAGATTATTCTAAGACAATGATGGACTTAACCAACGTCGTTTCATCATTATATGATTTGGTTTCAAAATCTGAATAA
- a CDS encoding PspC domain-containing protein, with product MQKRLTKSQNKILAGVLGGIANYFDLDPAWVRIIGAALILFTGVFPGVALYIIAAMVMPEPGQSAPKAEKHTADYQTGRPNTMNGDFTKSDDQNPDSTEKKDDQSE from the coding sequence ATGCAAAAAAGACTTACAAAATCACAAAATAAAATTTTAGCTGGCGTTTTGGGCGGTATTGCTAACTACTTTGATCTAGATCCTGCTTGGGTTAGAATCATCGGTGCCGCATTAATATTATTCACGGGTGTATTTCCTGGCGTTGCTTTATATATTATAGCTGCTATGGTTATGCCTGAACCTGGTCAAAGCGCACCTAAGGCTGAAAAGCACACAGCTGATTATCAAACTGGTCGCCCCAATACCATGAATGGTGATTTCACCAAGTCTGACGATCAAAATCCTGACTCAACTGAGAAAAAGGATGATCAGTCAGAATAA
- a CDS encoding serine hydrolase gives MFFSKKIKRAVITTIAAVSIFSCGAVFATTPVNADTTNSYQADQVKLNVKSAIAIDSDSGQILYAKNATQTLPIASMTKLVTVYLALQAIKNNKLSWDQKVKPTAPIVKVANNAEYSNVPLKMGHSYTIKQLYQATLIESANGAAMLLGQTIAGSQKAFIDQMRAQVKKWGIEDAKIYTACGLPNGNLGKDAYPGVNKNAENSMSAKDMAIVGQNLIKDFPEVLDTTKLAHLDFKDAGHTTKMANFNWMLKGLSQYDQAYPVDGLKTGTTDAAGACFIGTVQHNGARLITVVMGARHRDGTDPARFMQTKKLMNYIFTKYRPVTMTAGSQMNGAKTIKVTDGDNATTNLGLKSKTTIWDPADGKTLVASLNKKTVEAPIKKGQTVGDYQFKSGDEKIVSLSNPNGMNVQAKALSANNKVNFFVRIWRWIFGGR, from the coding sequence ATGTTTTTTAGTAAAAAAATAAAACGTGCAGTAATTACAACTATCGCTGCCGTGTCAATTTTTTCGTGTGGTGCAGTTTTTGCGACTACGCCAGTTAATGCAGATACAACTAATAGTTATCAAGCAGACCAAGTTAAGCTGAATGTAAAATCAGCGATTGCTATTGATAGCGATTCGGGTCAAATTTTATATGCGAAAAATGCAACTCAAACTTTGCCAATTGCTTCAATGACAAAGTTAGTGACGGTTTATTTAGCCTTACAAGCAATTAAGAATAATAAGCTTTCATGGGATCAAAAGGTAAAACCAACTGCCCCCATCGTTAAGGTAGCTAATAACGCGGAATATTCTAATGTGCCACTAAAAATGGGACATTCATACACTATTAAGCAGCTTTACCAAGCAACTTTAATTGAGTCTGCTAATGGTGCTGCAATGCTCTTAGGACAAACTATTGCGGGCTCTCAGAAGGCCTTTATCGATCAAATGAGAGCTCAAGTAAAGAAATGGGGCATTGAAGATGCTAAGATTTACACTGCATGTGGATTGCCTAATGGTAATTTGGGTAAAGATGCATATCCTGGTGTAAATAAGAATGCAGAAAATTCAATGTCAGCCAAGGACATGGCAATTGTAGGTCAAAATTTGATCAAAGATTTCCCAGAAGTTTTAGATACTACCAAGTTGGCCCACTTAGACTTTAAGGATGCAGGTCATACTACTAAGATGGCCAACTTTAATTGGATGCTAAAGGGTCTTTCTCAATATGATCAAGCTTACCCAGTTGATGGCTTGAAGACTGGTACTACTGACGCTGCAGGAGCTTGTTTTATTGGAACTGTACAACATAATGGTGCGCGTTTGATCACTGTGGTAATGGGTGCACGTCACCGTGATGGAACGGATCCAGCTAGATTTATGCAGACAAAGAAGTTAATGAACTATATCTTTACTAAATATCGTCCTGTAACAATGACTGCAGGTAGTCAAATGAACGGTGCCAAGACTATTAAGGTAACTGATGGTGATAATGCTACTACTAATTTGGGTCTCAAGAGTAAGACTACTATTTGGGATCCAGCAGATGGTAAGACTTTGGTTGCATCATTGAACAAAAAGACTGTCGAAGCTCCAATTAAGAAGGGACAGACAGTTGGCGACTATCAATTTAAGTCTGGTGATGAAAAGATTGTATCATTGTCCAATCCTAACGGAATGAATGTCCAAGCTAAGGCACTTTCAGCTAATAATAAAGTGAACTTTTTTGTTAGAATTTGGCGCTGGATTTTCGGAGGAAGATAA
- a CDS encoding NAD(P)H-hydrate dehydratase, with protein MTEISEDILKKVIKERESDTHKGDYGRVLLIGGSENYGGAIIMSTEGAINAGTGLTAVATHPLNLAPLHARVPEAMFIDWRDAKLADLIKNMDVVVCGPGLGMSDLAKQILVILRRCTSEKQTVVLDASALDLISQDKNLLPTNAGHLILTPHQMEWQRLSQIRIPFQTDSANIDALNQLIPDTNALLVLKSNHTHVYDGTGQIFVNPIGNPGMATGGMGDTLAGIIGGMVAQFGPGVETIQAAVYLHSLAGDLLAKDNYVVRPTELSKVLPKLMKKYSELA; from the coding sequence ATGACTGAAATTTCTGAAGATATCTTGAAAAAGGTAATTAAAGAAAGAGAAAGCGATACACATAAAGGCGATTACGGTCGTGTACTCTTGATCGGTGGTAGCGAGAACTATGGCGGCGCTATTATTATGTCTACCGAAGGCGCTATTAATGCTGGCACAGGTTTGACTGCTGTTGCAACACACCCTTTGAATTTAGCACCGCTACATGCACGAGTGCCTGAAGCAATGTTTATCGACTGGCGCGATGCTAAGTTAGCAGATTTAATCAAAAATATGGATGTTGTAGTTTGCGGGCCAGGATTAGGCATGAGTGATCTCGCTAAGCAAATTTTAGTTATCTTGCGAAGATGTACTTCAGAAAAACAAACCGTTGTCTTAGATGCCAGCGCTCTTGATTTAATTAGTCAGGATAAGAACTTATTGCCAACTAATGCTGGCCACTTAATCTTGACGCCGCATCAAATGGAATGGCAACGATTGAGTCAAATTCGTATTCCGTTTCAAACAGATAGTGCCAATATTGATGCTTTAAACCAATTGATTCCAGATACTAATGCGCTTTTAGTACTCAAATCGAATCATACTCATGTTTATGATGGGACTGGTCAAATTTTTGTTAATCCAATTGGCAATCCAGGCATGGCCACTGGTGGAATGGGTGATACTTTAGCAGGAATCATCGGTGGGATGGTTGCTCAATTTGGTCCAGGAGTTGAGACGATTCAAGCTGCTGTCTATCTTCATTCTTTAGCAGGTGACTTGCTTGCCAAAGATAATTATGTGGTACGACCAACGGAACTTTCTAAAGTATTGCCTAAATTGATGAAAAAGTATTCAGAATTGGCATAA
- a CDS encoding L,D-transpeptidase, producing MKKNIIIGVTSIVLAFGAIIGLAKVCAPKSDVSQEAATTQTKAKTKKINKTNKKQAKKVDNGALYRPYSDPKDLRKAGTWKKKSEPKKYPKIKPYEKDLTLRVSLKGNRTYLLRKGKVLYTMLSTGGIYKKGKSLTPTGTFRIQNGRGDSFFNYNLGEGANNWTSWSPDNVYLFHSVPTKADYSYNLKEAAKLGRTQGSHGCIRLSVPDSKWIMDHIPDGTKVVIKNN from the coding sequence ATGAAAAAAAACATTATTATCGGCGTAACTAGTATCGTTCTAGCTTTTGGTGCAATTATCGGCTTAGCTAAGGTATGCGCACCTAAGTCTGATGTCTCACAAGAAGCTGCTACAACGCAGACTAAGGCCAAAACTAAGAAAATAAATAAAACTAATAAAAAACAAGCTAAAAAAGTAGATAATGGTGCTTTATATCGACCATATAGCGATCCTAAGGACTTGCGCAAGGCAGGCACTTGGAAGAAAAAGAGTGAGCCTAAAAAATATCCTAAGATTAAGCCGTATGAAAAGGATTTGACTTTGCGGGTATCATTAAAAGGAAACCGAACCTATTTGTTAAGAAAAGGCAAGGTTTTGTATACCATGTTATCAACTGGTGGAATCTACAAGAAGGGCAAGTCATTGACCCCAACTGGAACTTTTAGGATCCAAAATGGTCGTGGAGACAGCTTTTTTAATTATAACTTAGGTGAAGGAGCTAATAATTGGACTAGTTGGAGTCCTGATAACGTGTACTTGTTCCACTCTGTGCCAACTAAAGCTGATTATAGCTATAACTTAAAAGAAGCAGCCAAATTGGGAAGAACTCAAGGTTCACATGGTTGTATCCGTTTGAGTGTACCTGATTCTAAGTGGATTATGGATCACATCCCAGATGGTACGAAGGTAGTAATTAAAAATAATTAA
- the argS gene encoding arginine--tRNA ligase: MDFKNEVVDLVASQVDLPKEKIAALIERPKNAKMGDYAFPAFILAKTLHKNPAEIAKNIADNLSSDDFANIQAVGPYVNFAIDHEKLVSSTLKDVLTEKEHYGDQKIGEGNVPIDMSSPNIAKPMSMGHLRSTVIGNSIAKTMEKVGYTPIKINYLGDYGTQFGKLIAAYKHWGNEEDVKKDPIMNLFHYYVKFHQEAEKDPELDNEGREWFKKLEDGDPEAVKLWKWFREVSLKDFKRIYKELGVTFDSYNGEAFFNDKMQPVIDELKEKGLLHESRGAQVVDMGEGENPAIIVKSDGISIYLTRDLAAAEWRMKEYNFVKMLYVVGNEQAQHFVELKTVLKKMGYDWADEIHHVPFGLITQGGKKLSTRKGNVVFLDQVLKDAVSLAKKQIQEKNPDLADQDQVAHDVGVGAVVFHDLKNDRLDNFDFDLEEVVRFEGDTGPYVQYTNARAQSVLRKAAAMGEKPSETDLALDDDWAFAVAKDLADFPRIVARSAEKFEPSVIAKFALDLAKKFNKYYANVKILTKDDKIDARLALVQATSIVLTESLRLLGVNAPKEM; encoded by the coding sequence ATGGACTTTAAGAATGAAGTAGTTGACTTGGTTGCTAGTCAAGTTGATTTACCTAAAGAAAAGATTGCCGCATTAATTGAACGCCCTAAAAATGCTAAGATGGGAGACTATGCTTTCCCAGCATTTATTTTGGCTAAGACTTTGCACAAAAATCCTGCAGAAATTGCTAAAAATATTGCGGACAACTTATCAAGTGATGATTTTGCTAATATTCAAGCAGTCGGTCCTTACGTTAACTTTGCGATTGACCATGAAAAATTAGTTTCATCGACTTTGAAGGATGTTTTGACTGAAAAAGAACATTATGGTGATCAAAAGATTGGTGAAGGAAATGTGCCAATTGATATGTCCAGCCCTAACATTGCTAAGCCAATGTCAATGGGCCACCTTCGTTCAACTGTAATTGGTAATTCAATTGCTAAGACAATGGAGAAGGTTGGCTATACTCCTATTAAAATCAATTACTTAGGTGACTATGGTACTCAATTTGGTAAGTTGATTGCTGCCTACAAGCACTGGGGTAATGAAGAAGACGTTAAAAAAGATCCAATTATGAATCTTTTCCACTACTATGTAAAGTTCCACCAAGAAGCTGAGAAAGATCCCGAACTTGATAATGAAGGTCGTGAATGGTTCAAGAAACTTGAAGACGGGGATCCAGAAGCAGTTAAACTATGGAAATGGTTCCGTGAGGTTTCATTAAAAGACTTCAAGCGAATTTATAAAGAACTAGGCGTAACTTTTGATTCATACAATGGTGAAGCTTTCTTTAACGATAAGATGCAACCAGTAATTGATGAATTAAAAGAAAAAGGTCTTCTTCATGAATCACGTGGTGCGCAAGTTGTTGACATGGGTGAAGGTGAAAATCCTGCTATTATCGTTAAATCTGATGGTATTTCAATTTACTTAACTCGTGACCTCGCCGCTGCTGAATGGAGAATGAAAGAATATAACTTCGTTAAGATGCTTTATGTTGTAGGTAACGAGCAAGCCCAACACTTTGTTGAATTAAAGACTGTTTTGAAAAAGATGGGTTATGATTGGGCTGATGAGATTCACCATGTACCGTTTGGTTTAATCACTCAAGGCGGTAAAAAGTTATCTACTAGAAAAGGTAACGTTGTCTTCCTCGATCAAGTATTAAAGGATGCTGTTTCACTTGCTAAAAAACAAATTCAAGAAAAGAATCCAGATTTAGCAGATCAAGATCAAGTTGCTCATGATGTTGGTGTTGGTGCTGTTGTCTTCCACGATTTGAAGAATGATCGTCTTGATAATTTTGACTTCGATTTGGAAGAAGTTGTTCGTTTTGAAGGAGACACTGGTCCTTACGTTCAATATACTAATGCTCGTGCTCAAAGTGTCTTGAGAAAGGCCGCTGCTATGGGTGAAAAGCCTAGCGAAACTGATCTAGCTCTTGATGATGACTGGGCTTTTGCCGTAGCCAAAGATTTAGCAGATTTCCCAAGAATTGTAGCTAGAAGTGCCGAAAAGTTTGAGCCTTCAGTAATTGCTAAGTTTGCCTTAGATTTGGCTAAAAAATTCAATAAGTACTATGCTAATGTGAAGATTTTAACCAAGGACGATAAAATTGATGCTCGTCTCGCCTTAGTTCAAGCAACATCAATCGTTTTAACGGAATCACTTAGATTGTTAGGTGTCAATGCTCCTAAAGAAATGTAA
- a CDS encoding ketose-bisphosphate aldolase, producing MAYFDNGNQIFKDARKNHYAVGAYNTNNLEWTRAELRAAEETRTPLLIQVSTGAAKYMGGYKFVKDMVADQMDSMNISVPVILNLDHGDFESAKECIALGYSSVMFDGHALPTDENLEKTKEIIKLAHERGISVEAEIGKIGENQGGGELASVEDAKKFVAAGVDKLACGIGNIHGVYPADWKGLNFDRLKEIAEAVPDTPLVLHGGSGIPEDQVKKAIKLGIAKININTEFQLAFQEATRKYIEDEKDLDKKAKGYDPRKLLLPGAEAITAKMKEMISWMGTKTIDDELKDASFDRSSLNEE from the coding sequence ATGGCTTATTTTGACAACGGTAATCAAATCTTTAAAGATGCTCGTAAGAACCATTACGCTGTAGGTGCTTACAACACTAACAACTTGGAATGGACTCGTGCAGAATTACGTGCTGCTGAAGAAACTAGAACTCCATTGTTGATCCAAGTATCAACTGGTGCTGCTAAGTACATGGGTGGTTACAAGTTCGTTAAGGACATGGTAGCTGACCAAATGGATTCAATGAACATCTCAGTTCCAGTTATCTTAAACTTGGACCACGGTGACTTTGAATCAGCTAAGGAATGTATCGCTCTTGGTTACTCATCAGTTATGTTTGATGGTCACGCACTTCCAACTGACGAAAACTTGGAGAAGACTAAGGAAATCATCAAGTTAGCACATGAACGTGGTATTTCAGTTGAAGCTGAAATTGGTAAGATCGGTGAAAACCAAGGCGGCGGTGAATTAGCTTCTGTTGAAGATGCTAAGAAGTTCGTTGCAGCTGGTGTTGACAAGCTTGCTTGTGGTATTGGTAACATCCACGGTGTATACCCAGCAGACTGGAAGGGCTTAAACTTCGACCGTCTTAAGGAAATTGCTGAAGCAGTTCCTGACACTCCACTTGTACTTCACGGTGGTTCAGGTATTCCTGAGGACCAAGTTAAGAAGGCTATTAAGCTTGGTATTGCTAAGATCAACATCAACACTGAATTCCAATTAGCATTCCAAGAAGCTACTCGTAAGTACATCGAAGACGAAAAGGACCTTGACAAGAAGGCTAAGGGTTACGACCCACGTAAGTTGTTATTGCCAGGTGCAGAAGCAATTACCGCCAAGATGAAGGAAATGATTTCTTGGATGGGTACTAAGACTATCGATGACGAACTTAAGGATGCTTCATTCGACCGTTCATCATTGAACGAAGAATAA
- a CDS encoding NUDIX domain-containing protein encodes MNKQELKLHLQDTQWPLTYIDHDRNIVRAIVIDEKQNFYFVRAKRNDDFGEATLIETSGGGVEADENLEEALKRELKEELGANVEIIDRIGVVDDYYNLIHRHNINNYYLCKAISFGKKHLTPDEINEFHLSTLKLSYDEALREYNRCANTRIGKLIAARELPILKQAKNLLDRKKNR; translated from the coding sequence ATGAATAAACAAGAATTAAAACTTCATTTACAAGATACCCAATGGCCATTGACCTATATTGATCATGACCGTAATATCGTTCGTGCAATTGTGATTGATGAAAAACAGAATTTTTATTTTGTGAGAGCTAAGAGAAATGATGATTTTGGTGAAGCAACTTTAATTGAAACTTCAGGCGGCGGTGTTGAAGCAGACGAGAATTTAGAAGAAGCATTAAAGCGAGAACTAAAAGAAGAACTCGGTGCGAATGTGGAAATAATTGATAGAATAGGTGTTGTTGACGATTATTATAATCTAATTCACCGCCACAATATTAATAACTATTATTTGTGTAAAGCTATTTCTTTTGGTAAAAAGCATTTAACGCCTGATGAGATAAATGAATTTCATTTATCAACGTTGAAGCTTAGTTATGATGAAGCCTTGCGAGAATATAACCGCTGTGCAAATACACGAATCGGCAAATTGATTGCGGCACGTGAATTACCAATATTAAAGCAAGCTAAAAATTTACTGGATCGGAAGAAAAATAGATGA
- a CDS encoding prenyltransferase: MKKVLSWPVYYQLSEIYTAPLNVIWFVFGAAMSFQQYHMFNLINILLCLVDVFLFDLAVNIADNYYDYLHGKDRHFLTDINPIGRLKLPLTDVRNLVWISYFISAIPGIILVYRTGWPVLIMGVVGYFIGIFYTAGPKPLNATPICELVVSFFISYFIMLVSIYVTIYGTYPLTWNLALTTLIRCLPLTLIFYALQLANNTCDLHEDLNNGRHTLASYTGKKYALKIIKTLIIAGLLFPIIVVLFGLAKWPLIFSCFLLPILWPKLKQFFEHPDKQTTYLQIIKYLSIFFITYIAIYTVLVLI, from the coding sequence ATGAAGAAGGTTTTATCTTGGCCAGTATATTATCAACTATCAGAGATTTATACGGCGCCATTAAATGTAATTTGGTTTGTCTTTGGCGCGGCAATGTCGTTTCAACAATATCACATGTTTAATTTGATTAACATTTTGCTGTGCTTAGTAGATGTTTTTCTGTTTGATTTAGCAGTTAATATTGCTGATAATTACTATGATTATCTTCATGGCAAAGATCGACATTTTTTGACTGATATAAATCCAATTGGACGTCTTAAGTTACCTTTAACTGATGTTAGAAACTTAGTGTGGATTAGTTACTTTATTTCGGCGATTCCGGGTATTATTTTGGTTTATCGCACCGGCTGGCCAGTACTAATAATGGGAGTTGTAGGATATTTCATTGGAATATTTTACACTGCGGGTCCTAAGCCACTGAATGCAACACCGATCTGTGAATTAGTGGTATCTTTCTTTATTTCGTATTTCATTATGCTAGTAAGTATCTATGTCACAATTTACGGCACTTATCCTTTGACCTGGAACTTAGCATTAACTACTCTAATAAGATGTTTGCCTTTAACACTCATTTTCTATGCTTTGCAGTTAGCTAATAATACTTGTGATTTGCATGAAGATTTAAACAATGGGCGCCATACTTTAGCCAGTTATACTGGTAAAAAATATGCTCTTAAAATAATTAAGACGTTGATTATTGCGGGATTATTATTTCCAATTATCGTTGTTCTTTTTGGTTTGGCAAAATGGCCATTGATCTTTAGTTGTTTTTTGTTGCCAATATTATGGCCAAAATTAAAACAATTTTTTGAGCATCCGGATAAACAAACTACCTATTTACAAATAATTAAGTATTTATCGATATTTTTCATTACATATATAGCTATTTACACAGTTTTGGTTTTAATTTAG